The nucleotide sequence CTATAAATATTTATAAATTTAGTTAAGATTTAAATTAAGTAATTGATTTTGAATAATTTATTTAAACTTAAGGTACAGTCTTATTTTGTGGATCAAGATATCCTTAAAAAAATTCAGTTGGTAGAACTCATCAAAAATGATTATCCTAAAATGAAATATAGCACGATCATGGCCTATATTTCCTTATTAAAGACGCAAGGGGTTTTAGATAATCCCTCTAGAGGAATGTACACCCTTAAGTATAAAGATTGATCTTATATTTCAATATATATTATCAAAATAGGAGACTAAAAAAATGTTTCTAAGTTACAGCTATGATCTAGCTATTAAATTTTAATCTCTTCCTCAACATTTTCATATCATCGCTTACCTTTCTATCAAGTATTTTGGCATAATGTTGGGTGGTTTTCAAGGATTTATGTCCCAACATCTTACTTACAGATTCAATAGACACACCATTGGTCAAAGTTACCGTGGTAGCAAAAGTATGTCTGGCCAAATGAAAGGTTAAATTTTTATTTATGCTACATAGATCAGCTATCTCTTTAAGATAGGCGTTCATTTTTTGATTGCTCAATACAGGTAATATTCTATCTCCATTTAGAATAGCAGGATGCTCGGCATACTTGTCAATAATAGCCTGTGCCGAAGGCAGGATGGGTATATTGCTGCGGGTGTCTGTTTTGGATCTTTTTATTTTTATCCAATTTTCACCGTCTATTCCCAAAACTAGGTTGTCATTGGAAAGCTTTTTGACGTCCGAATAGGCCAATCCCGTAAAGCAGGAAAAAAGAAAGATATCCTTTACTTGATCCAACCTGGCATTACTGATTTCTTTTTCCAACATCTGCTGAATTTCAGATTCGGTTAAAAATTCACGGTCTACAATTTTTAATCTACCTTTCCAATGAAGGAAAGGATCTTTTTGGATCCAATCATTCGCAAATGCAATCCGGACTATCTTTTTAAAATTGGTAATATACTTTACCGCAGTATTATGGGAACAATCGCGTTCAGTTTTTAAATAATACTCAAACCCATCAATAAAGGCGTGATCAACTTTCTTGATTGGAATATCCTCTACCTTATACTCCTTTTTAATATATTCTTCTACATGCTTTTTGGCCGTACAATAACGCTCTATAGTACCAGGGGCAAAATCTTTGCCTACCAATGCAGCTATCTTGTCATTGTGATCTTGGAAAATGTCCAAGGTCATTTTACTAGTTTTACTTTTTCCTAGGTAAGCATTTTTAATTAGTATCGGTGTAACTTCCAGTCCCTCCTCCATAAGGCGCTCATAAATCATATTCACCTTAGCTCTTGTATGGTCCATAAACCGATTCAATTCTCGGACTTCATGAGTTGTACCCTTCATTTTACCTGCCTGTGAATTCCATTTTTCAGGATTAATTTTGCGTTTAACACTTAATTCTGAACGCTTACCATCAACGGTAATCCTCATATATAAGGGGATTAAGCCATTTTTATCAACGTCGTTTCCTTTAGGATAAAATAGGGTAGAGAAAGAACTATTCATCGGTGAGTAATTTTATTGGTAAAAAATGCGTTATAAATATAATAATTTTTTACAAAAAAAATGCCTTGAAATTACTATATATCAGTTAGTTACAAGCTTTCGCGGTGAGTAATTTTTAAAATCAAAATTACTCACCGATTTACTCACCTTTTTTATGATATTTTATGGTTTTATTTGATATTTTGGAAAATTAAAAAAGCCCGAAAACATAATGTTTACGGGCTTTTGGTGGAATTTGGTAAATTCCCAGCGGAGAAAGAGGGATTCGAACCCCCGGAGGTGTGACCCTCAACAGTTTTCAAGACTGCCGCATTCGACCACTCTGCCATTTCTCCTTAGCGGGTGCAAATATAGAAACCTTTTTATTCTTTTTAAAAGAAAATCCATTTTTTATTTCATAATTTAAATTAGGCTAGATTCTTTCCAAGCACTTACTTTTGCCTAATGGAAGAATGGTACCATTATGTGCTTTTGGCTTTGGTAGGTCTCGCAGTTGGTGCGCTCAATACTTTGGCTGCCGGTGGCTCCCTTCTTACATTGCCCATTCTAATTTTTCTTGGCCTGCCCGCCAGTGTTGCCAATGGCACCAACAGGATAGCCGTACTTACCCAGGGAATTGCCAATGTTGCAGGCTACAAGAGTAAGGGCAAGGCAATAGCCAGTCCGTTTATTTTGTATCTTTCCATAGTAGCCACAGTAGGTACTCTAATTGGTTCCAAACTGGCCATAGATATTAATGAGAATGCCTTTAATAAGATACTGGCCATTGTAATGGTCCTAATAGTTATTGTGATGCTTGTACAACCCAGAATACGCATTAACGATTTTGAGGAAATCATTACGGGAAAACGACAATTTTGGGCCATTGTCTCCTTTTTCTTTATAGGTATTTACGGTGGCTTCATACAAGCAGGAACCGGTATTTTTGTGTTATTGGCGTTATCAACTATCAATCACCTTACATTGATGAAATCCAACGTCATTAAGGCTGTGGTCATGGTGGTGTACACCAGTGCAGCTTTGATACTTTTCGGGTTGAACGGTAAACTGGATTGGGAAATAGGCTTAACTTTGGCCTCCGGACAAACACTCGGAGGATGGTTGACCAGCAGATGGTCCGTGGACAAAGGGGACAAAATCGTAAAAATATTACTGATTATTGTGGTTATTTTCATGTCCATTAAACTATGGTTTTTTAATTAAAAGAGAATAAATTTTGGATATTATCAAGAAATTGGAATGGCGATATGCAGTGAAGAAGTTCAATGCCGATAAGATGTTGACAGAGGAAAAGCTGGAAAAATTAAAGCAGGCCTTTAATTTAACAGCCACTTCCTATGGATTACAACCCATCAAATTATTGGTGGTTCAAAATAAGGAGCTACAAAAGGAGTTGGTGAAGTTTTCCTATGGCCAAAAGCAGGTGGCCCAAGCATCGCACGTTCTTGTTATTTGTATTGAAAAGCAAATTGACCAGAAATTTATCCATGACTATTTTGCCAGGGTACAGCAAATTAGAAATACTTCGGATGAAATACTTGATCCCTTTAAGGGGGCACTGGTCGAAAGCTTCTCCAAAAAGGAAAGGGAAGAGGTCAGGGTATGGGCCACCAATCAGGCCTATCTAGCGTTGGGTACGCTGCTTACCGTTTGCGCCTTGGAGGAAATCGATGCCTGTCCTATGGAAGGGTTTCAACCAACGTCCTATGACGAGCTGTTGGGACTGGATAAACTAAAACTTACTTCTGTATTGGTACTTCCTGTTGGCTACAGGTCCACCGATGATATGTTTGCTACCTTAAAAAAAGTGCGTAGGGACTTGGATGAAAGTATCATTCATATACCCTGATCCAATCACAAAAAATCAATTTAATAACCTAATAATTAAGAATTAAAATATGCCAGGATTTGAACTTTTTGGAGATAAGGAACGGAAACAGGTCAATGACGTTTTGGATTCAGGAGTATTAATGCGGTATGGATTTGATGGCATGAGGAATGGCCATTGGAAAGCAAAAGAACTGGAAAAGGCCCTGGAAAAGCGAATGCAAGTGAACCATGCCCAATTGGTGAGCAGTGGAACTGCGGCCCTGACAGTGGCTTTGGCCTGTGCCAAAGTAGGTGCGGGGGATGAAGTTATTTTGCCGACATTTACTTTTGTAGCAAGCTTTGAAGCAGTCCTCTCCATAGGGGCTGTTCCCATCCTAGTAGATGTAGACGACACACTTACACTAGACCCCCTTGCCGTGGAGAACGCAATTACCGATAAAACCAAAGTAGTGATGCCTGTTCATATGTGTGGATCCATGGCAGATCTGGCACCATTAAAAGTGATTTGTGAAAAACACGGCCTAATTCTCTTGGAAGATGCCTGTCAGGCCATTGGTGGCAGTTACGACGGTAAACCTTTGGGCAGTTACGGGGATTTGGGATGTTTTTCGTTCGACTATGTGAAGACCATTACCTGTGGAGAGGGGGGTGCAGTGATTACCAATAACCAGGAGTTTTATAAACTCGCCGACCAATATTCAGATCATGGACATGATCATATTGGTAAGGATAGGGGAGCGGAAGGCCATCCGATCTTGGGCTATAACTATAGGATTTCAGAACTGCATGCCGCCGTAGGCCTTGCTCAAATAGAACGTTTGGACGATTTTATAGCTACCCAGAAAAGAAACTATACCATCTTAAAAGAGGCACTAGAACAAATTCCAGAAGTTAGCTTTAGGCGAGTCCCAAAAAATGGTGTTGAGAACTATTCCTTTCTCAGTTTCTTTCTGCCAACAGAAGAAATGGCCAGAAAGACAATCAAGGCTTTTTCTGAAAATGGCGTGGATGCCTGCTTTTATTGGTTCGACAACAATTGGCATTACTATAGGAAATGGGAGCATTTAAAGGATTTTAATAGCCTGAATGGTTTTTCCAAGGAATTAAGAGAGGGATTGCCGAATTATAATATGTCCGATTTTTCCATATCTGATCAATGGGTGGGCAGAAATATTTCCTGTTTAATCAAATTGGGTTGGTCCGAAGATGAAGTAATAGCCCGTGCCAACAATATGTCCAACCTCATTAAA is from Arenibacter algicola and encodes:
- a CDS encoding site-specific integrase; the encoded protein is MNSSFSTLFYPKGNDVDKNGLIPLYMRITVDGKRSELSVKRKINPEKWNSQAGKMKGTTHEVRELNRFMDHTRAKVNMIYERLMEEGLEVTPILIKNAYLGKSKTSKMTLDIFQDHNDKIAALVGKDFAPGTIERYCTAKKHVEEYIKKEYKVEDIPIKKVDHAFIDGFEYYLKTERDCSHNTAVKYITNFKKIVRIAFANDWIQKDPFLHWKGRLKIVDREFLTESEIQQMLEKEISNARLDQVKDIFLFSCFTGLAYSDVKKLSNDNLVLGIDGENWIKIKRSKTDTRSNIPILPSAQAIIDKYAEHPAILNGDRILPVLSNQKMNAYLKEIADLCSINKNLTFHLARHTFATTVTLTNGVSIESVSKMLGHKSLKTTQHYAKILDRKVSDDMKMLRKRLKFNS
- a CDS encoding sulfite exporter TauE/SafE family protein, translated to MEEWYHYVLLALVGLAVGALNTLAAGGSLLTLPILIFLGLPASVANGTNRIAVLTQGIANVAGYKSKGKAIASPFILYLSIVATVGTLIGSKLAIDINENAFNKILAIVMVLIVIVMLVQPRIRINDFEEIITGKRQFWAIVSFFFIGIYGGFIQAGTGIFVLLALSTINHLTLMKSNVIKAVVMVVYTSAALILFGLNGKLDWEIGLTLASGQTLGGWLTSRWSVDKGDKIVKILLIIVVIFMSIKLWFFN
- a CDS encoding NAD(P)H-dependent oxidoreductase, with translation MDIIKKLEWRYAVKKFNADKMLTEEKLEKLKQAFNLTATSYGLQPIKLLVVQNKELQKELVKFSYGQKQVAQASHVLVICIEKQIDQKFIHDYFARVQQIRNTSDEILDPFKGALVESFSKKEREEVRVWATNQAYLALGTLLTVCALEEIDACPMEGFQPTSYDELLGLDKLKLTSVLVLPVGYRSTDDMFATLKKVRRDLDESIIHIP
- a CDS encoding DegT/DnrJ/EryC1/StrS family aminotransferase produces the protein MPGFELFGDKERKQVNDVLDSGVLMRYGFDGMRNGHWKAKELEKALEKRMQVNHAQLVSSGTAALTVALACAKVGAGDEVILPTFTFVASFEAVLSIGAVPILVDVDDTLTLDPLAVENAITDKTKVVMPVHMCGSMADLAPLKVICEKHGLILLEDACQAIGGSYDGKPLGSYGDLGCFSFDYVKTITCGEGGAVITNNQEFYKLADQYSDHGHDHIGKDRGAEGHPILGYNYRISELHAAVGLAQIERLDDFIATQKRNYTILKEALEQIPEVSFRRVPKNGVENYSFLSFFLPTEEMARKTIKAFSENGVDACFYWFDNNWHYYRKWEHLKDFNSLNGFSKELREGLPNYNMSDFSISDQWVGRNISCLIKLGWSEDEVIARANNMSNLIKKQLS